The following proteins come from a genomic window of Rutidosis leptorrhynchoides isolate AG116_Rl617_1_P2 chromosome 10, CSIRO_AGI_Rlap_v1, whole genome shotgun sequence:
- the LOC139873193 gene encoding UDP-glucuronic acid decarboxylase 4-like, producing the protein MGSELTYRGHEPQPTSDSYSPKATKPWSVVIPPIHYIFREQRFIFILIGIAIATTYFTFIPSSTTFTSSYIPESVQLTHRQLTVNRFNNIHNSGGKVPLSLKQKGLRIVVTGGAGFVGSHLVDRLMQRGDNVIVVDNFFTGNKHNVMHHIGNPRFELIRHDVVEPLLLEVDQIYHLACPASPVHYKFNPVKTIKTNVVGTLNMLGLAKRVGARFLLTSTSEVYGDPLQHPQVETYWGNVNPIGVRSCYDEGKRTAETLTMDYHRAAGLEVRIARIFNTYGPRMCIDDGRVVSNFVAQALRKEPMTVYGDGKQTRSFQYVSDLVEGLMRLMEAEHVGPFNLGNPGEFTMLELAQVVRETIDPNARIAFRPNTEDDPHKRKPNITKAKNLLGWEPKVTLRKGLPMMVSDFRQRIFGDQKDNGATISNQSLMDSMME; encoded by the exons ATGGGATCTGAATTGACATACAGAGGCCATGAACCACAACCAACTTCAGACTCATACTCGCCCAAGGCAACCAAACCATGGTCCGTCGTTATCCCACCTATTCACTACATATTTCGCGAACAACGGTTCATTTTTATACTCATCGGCATCGCTATTGCAACCACATATTTCACCTTTATTCCTTCATCCACCACCTTTACATCCTCATACATTCCAGAATCAGTCCAGTTAACTCACCGTCAACTAACCGTTAACCggtttaataatattcataattcagGAGGAAAAGTTCCTTTAAGTTTAAAACAAAAAGGGTTAAGAATTGTAGTCACTGGTGGTGCAGGGTTCGTAGGAAGTCATCTTGTTGATCGATTGATGCAACGTGGAGATAACGTTATTGTTGTTGATAATTTTTTCACTGGGAATAAACATAATGTTATGCATCATATTGGTAATCCAAGATTTGAGCTTATTCGACACGATGTTGTTGAACCTTTGTTGTTGGAAGTTGATCAGATTTATCATCTTGCTTGCCCTGCTTCCCCTGTTCATTACAAATTTAACCCTGTTAAAACTATCA AGACGAATGTAGTTGGGACGTTGAACATGCTTGGATTAGCGAAAAGAGTTGGTGCGCGGTTTTTGTTAACGAGTACCAGTGAGGTGTACGGTGATCCTTTGCAACACCCTCAAGTCGAAACTTACTGGGGCAACGTCAATCCTATCG GTGTCAGAAGTTGTTACGATGAGGGAAAACGTACTGCTGAAACGTTGACCATGGACTACCATAGAGCTGCTGGCCTAGAG GTGAGGATTGCAAGAATATTTAACACATATGGTCCTCGGATGTGCATTGACGATGGCCGCGTCGTTAGTAACTTTGTTGCCCAG GCACTTAGAAAAGAACCGATGACTGTTTATGGTGATGGGAAGCAAACAAGAAGCTTTCAGTATGTTTCTGATTTG GTGGAGGGTCTAATGCGTTTGATGGAGGCCGAACATGTAGGACCGTTTAATCTTGGAAATCCTGGTGAATTCACCATGCTCGAACTTGCTCAG GTGGTCCGGGAGACAATTGACCCAAATGCAAGAATAGCGTTCAGGCCAAACACGGAGGATGACCCACACAAGAGGAAACCGAACATCACTAAGGCTAAAAATCTATTAGGATGGGAACCAAAAGTAACGCTTCGCAAAGGCTTACCAATGATGGTTTCAGACTTTAGGCAGCGTATTTTTGGTGACCAAAAGGACAATGGTGCCACCATCTCAAACCAAAGTTTAATGGACAGCATGATGGAATAG
- the LOC139873390 gene encoding pectinesterase inhibitor 6-like, whose amino-acid sequence MVCNSVTLVTFVLLSWLTTPSCSWGSYVKDACSVTRYQDICIDSLSSYSKTAKTDPSKWARAGVSVTIGETNNATRYLVGLKKKNCMKGRNRVAVLDCVDVFQDALDRLHQSLGVLRRLNAETFETEMEDITTWISTALTDEDTCLEGFEGQDVEEIKSLKSKVTRASCLTSNALALVAKLASSGP is encoded by the coding sequence ATGGTGTGTAATTCGGTTACGTTAGTAACATTTGTGTTGCTATCATGGCTAACAACCCCATCCTGCTCATGGGGATCTTATGTTAAAGATGCATGTAGTGTTACTAGATATCAAGATATATGCATTGACTCTCTTTCTTCATACTCAAAAACAGCCAAAACTGACCCTAGTAAGTGGGCCCGGGCTGGTGTCTCCGTTACCATAGGTGAAACTAATAACGCGACCCGTTACTTAGTTGGGTTAAAAAAGAAGAATTGCATGAAGGGAAGAAACCGAGTGGCGGTTTTAGATTGTGTTGATGTGTTCCAAGATGCATTGGATCGTCTTCATCAATCGTTAGGTGTGCTTAGACGACTTAATGCCGAGACGTTTGAAACTGAAATGGAGGATATTACGACTTGGATCAGTACTGCGCTTACTGATGAAGACACTTGTTTAGAGGGGTTTGAAGGGCAAGACGTTGAAGAAATCAAGTCGTTGAAAAGTAAGGTTACAAGAGCAAGTTGTTTAACAAGTAACGCTCTTGCACTTGTCGCGAAACTTGCTTCGTCCGGGCCATAG
- the LOC139872037 gene encoding mitochondrial zinc maintenance protein 1, mitochondrial-like has protein sequence MAAKQLSGEALTAYRALLRATRKSFAGDTVMLQGSAAEVRKKFEENRHVTSEQEIKKLLDEAREASDFISNMIVQAKLNSSGGYEVKASKDHAGATLEIPSEELLKKPA, from the exons ATGGCAGCGAAGCAATTATCCGGCGAAGCATTGACGGCGTACAGAGCGTTGCTGAGAGCCACTCGGAAATCATTTGCCGGAGATACGGTGATGCTTCAGGGATCGGCGGCGGAAGTAAGGAAGAAATTTGAAGAGAATCGGCACGTGACCTCTGAACAGGAGATTAAGAAACTTTTAGATGAGGCACGTGAAGCTTCTGATTTCATATCTAATATGATTGTTCAGGCTAAACTCAATTCTAGCGGCGGCTACG AAGTAAAAGCGAGCAAAGACCATGCAGGGGCAACTCTTGAAATCCCTTCTGAAGAACTTCTTAAAAAACCTGCCTGA